A genome region from Aurantiacibacter sp. MUD61 includes the following:
- a CDS encoding DUF1937 family protein, with amino-acid sequence MPPSILETFPPNGRDIIYLGGPYTHSDQAVKVDRYEKVTKAAAHLIEKKLIVYSPLTMTHPIDVIMAGEGETLGSDYWVAFDEAFMEHCCGMIVLQLPGWDQSSGVKREVEFFQDKGLPVIFLQPQEIGV; translated from the coding sequence ATGCCCCCCTCCATTCTCGAAACTTTCCCTCCAAATGGCCGCGACATTATCTATCTCGGCGGTCCCTATACCCATTCAGACCAAGCGGTGAAGGTCGATCGATACGAAAAGGTGACCAAGGCTGCCGCCCATCTGATCGAGAAGAAACTCATTGTCTACAGTCCACTAACTATGACCCATCCGATTGATGTGATTATGGCTGGTGAGGGAGAAACTTTGGGCTCAGATTATTGGGTCGCTTTCGATGAAGCCTTTATGGAACATTGCTGCGGGATGATCGTGCTTCAACTTCCCGGCTGGGACCAAAGCAGTGGGGTGAAGAGAGAGGTGGAGTTTTTTCAAGATAAAGGGCTGCCCGTTATTTTCCTCCAGCCCCAAGAGATAGGGGTTTAG
- a CDS encoding ABC transporter permease, producing MSQSAIETGGRLSMWRAAFVIARRDFTAILFSRAFIFFLLGPLFPVVVMGLAGGVGAQVQSEAMVADVGIAMEGEDVDAMLAARSAMANQLPGAVPPMVELERLEAGEDFDARSVLETAEGSLAAVVTGTLDAPVLTATEGRIARWQGTVGMVAGYARDGAMPTAPPVGTSVVVTSGAQENTGRLRTAQGGQVLLFLLIMLLASMVLSNLVEEKGNKIIEILAAAIPMDAVFLGKLFAMLGISVVGIAVWGGAGASILYAGGMSLSDFANPGVGWPMFFALFAAYFAMGYLLLGSIFLAVGSLATTVREVQTLSMPATMFQILVFFFASLVVTDRGGIIEYSAMAFPLSSPFAMVARAAVEETLWPHLLALGWQAMWVAIFVRTGAGMFRRRVMKSGPRGALRRGPLSALLGVFRNRSTPTA from the coding sequence ATGAGCCAGTCGGCCATCGAAACCGGCGGACGCCTCTCCATGTGGCGCGCAGCCTTTGTCATCGCGCGACGCGATTTTACCGCCATCCTGTTCAGCCGCGCCTTTATCTTCTTCCTGCTCGGCCCGCTTTTTCCTGTCGTGGTCATGGGCCTTGCGGGCGGCGTTGGTGCGCAGGTGCAGAGCGAGGCGATGGTCGCCGATGTCGGCATCGCCATGGAAGGCGAGGATGTCGACGCCATGCTTGCGGCCCGCAGTGCTATGGCGAACCAGCTTCCGGGCGCAGTGCCGCCGATGGTGGAGCTGGAGCGATTGGAGGCGGGTGAGGATTTTGACGCACGCAGCGTGCTTGAGACCGCAGAAGGCAGTCTGGCCGCTGTTGTTACCGGCACTCTCGATGCGCCTGTGCTCACCGCTACCGAAGGGCGCATCGCGCGCTGGCAGGGGACGGTCGGCATGGTTGCAGGATATGCCCGCGACGGCGCGATGCCCACCGCACCGCCTGTGGGCACAAGCGTGGTTGTGACCAGCGGCGCGCAGGAGAACACCGGCCGTTTGCGCACGGCGCAGGGCGGACAGGTGCTGTTGTTCCTGCTCATCATGTTGCTCGCCAGCATGGTGCTCTCCAACCTCGTCGAGGAGAAGGGCAACAAGATCATCGAAATCCTCGCCGCTGCCATTCCAATGGATGCAGTGTTTCTGGGCAAGCTGTTTGCCATGCTCGGCATCTCCGTCGTCGGTATCGCTGTGTGGGGCGGAGCGGGCGCGAGCATTCTTTACGCAGGCGGCATGTCGCTTTCCGATTTTGCCAATCCGGGTGTCGGCTGGCCGATGTTCTTCGCGCTCTTCGCCGCTTATTTCGCAATGGGATATTTGCTTCTTGGCTCGATCTTCCTGGCGGTCGGCTCGCTCGCCACGACGGTGCGCGAAGTGCAGACGCTCTCCATGCCCGCCACCATGTTCCAGATCCTCGTGTTCTTTTTCGCCAGCCTGGTTGTAACCGATCGCGGGGGGATCATCGAATATAGTGCCATGGCATTCCCGCTGAGTTCGCCTTTCGCCATGGTGGCGCGGGCGGCGGTGGAGGAAACGCTGTGGCCGCATCTGCTGGCGCTTGGCTGGCAGGCGATGTGGGTGGCGATATTCGTGCGCACGGGTGCGGGCATGTTCCGCCGCCGCGTGATGAAATCGGGCCCGCGCGGCGCGTTGCGGCGTGGTCCTCTTTCAGCTCTGCTGGGTGTGTTCAGGAACCGTTCGACACCGACAGCATAG
- the msrB gene encoding peptide-methionine (R)-S-oxide reductase MsrB — MADTKITRRSALAWLGAGASLPVISACGGSEAQARQNFPVSYSEAEWRRRLTRMQFRVLREEATERPYSSPLNDETRRGTYHCQGCGNRLFSSAHKFDSDTGWPSFWQPIDSGAVGYSTDYNLGYPRTEEHCADCGGHLGHRFNDGPRPTGHRHCINGVAMEFRPA, encoded by the coding sequence ATGGCCGATACAAAGATTACCCGCCGCTCCGCCCTCGCCTGGCTGGGGGCTGGCGCATCACTTCCCGTCATTTCCGCCTGCGGAGGCAGCGAAGCGCAAGCGCGGCAGAACTTCCCCGTGTCTTACAGCGAGGCCGAATGGCGTCGGCGTTTGACGCGCATGCAATTCCGCGTCCTGCGCGAAGAGGCAACCGAACGCCCTTACAGCTCGCCGCTGAATGACGAGACGCGGCGCGGCACCTATCACTGCCAGGGCTGCGGCAATCGCCTGTTCTCCAGCGCGCATAAGTTCGACAGCGACACCGGCTGGCCGAGTTTCTGGCAGCCGATCGATAGCGGCGCAGTCGGCTATTCGACCGATTACAACCTCGGCTATCCACGCACCGAAGAGCACTGCGCCGATTGCGGCGGGCATCTGGGGCATCGCTTCAACGATGGCCCTCGCCCGACCGGCCACCGCCACTGCATCAACGGTGTGGCGATGGAGTTCCGGCCAGCTTAA
- a CDS encoding DNA-methyltransferase translates to MSNWDETHQIEIDPEPKQGRHTTAPVYKTELGAAYCADSLQLLQSKTFEAFKGKVQLAFTSPPFPLNTKKSYGNLQGQEYIDWFAQFAPLLREMVTDDGSIVIEIGNAWMPGEPVMSTHVLEAFLSFLKKGDLHLCQEFIWYNPARLPSPIEWVNKERSRVKDAFTRIWWMSPVTRPKADNRKVLREYSPSMKRLIETGKYNAGGRPSEHNIGADSFKTDNQGAIPPNVGGMDAVPSLDRLITPNGFAEYLEQNTNLLKAANTLSSDDYRKFCLARGAQIHPARMPSSLVEFFVRFLTDEGDLVLDPFAGSNTTGSVAQSLERKWLSIEADWAYTTHSIGRFSPSEIVASCDGVYISEFENCGPTKVPHASKHRQQKVSEQT, encoded by the coding sequence ATGTCGAATTGGGACGAAACGCACCAAATTGAGATCGATCCCGAGCCCAAGCAAGGTCGACACACCACTGCGCCGGTCTACAAAACCGAACTGGGGGCGGCTTACTGCGCAGACTCCCTTCAGTTGCTGCAATCCAAGACGTTTGAGGCATTTAAGGGCAAGGTTCAGCTTGCCTTTACGTCGCCTCCATTCCCGCTGAACACCAAGAAGAGTTATGGCAACCTGCAAGGGCAGGAATACATCGATTGGTTCGCGCAATTTGCGCCACTCTTGCGCGAGATGGTCACCGACGATGGTTCTATCGTCATCGAGATCGGAAATGCGTGGATGCCCGGCGAGCCGGTCATGTCAACTCACGTGCTGGAAGCCTTCCTTAGCTTCTTAAAGAAGGGTGACCTCCACCTTTGTCAGGAGTTCATCTGGTATAACCCTGCACGCCTTCCTTCTCCGATCGAGTGGGTGAATAAGGAGCGATCCCGGGTGAAAGATGCCTTCACTCGTATTTGGTGGATGTCACCAGTCACTCGTCCCAAAGCAGACAATCGGAAAGTGCTACGGGAGTATAGCCCGAGCATGAAGCGTCTCATTGAGACAGGAAAATATAACGCGGGAGGGAGACCCTCCGAGCACAACATTGGCGCGGATAGCTTCAAGACTGACAACCAGGGGGCAATACCACCAAACGTCGGCGGGATGGATGCTGTACCCTCTCTGGATCGACTAATCACCCCGAACGGCTTCGCTGAATATCTTGAGCAAAACACAAACCTCTTAAAGGCCGCAAACACACTTTCTAGCGATGACTATAGGAAGTTTTGCCTGGCGAGAGGAGCGCAAATTCACCCTGCTAGAATGCCTTCATCACTTGTCGAGTTTTTCGTTCGGTTCCTCACCGATGAGGGCGATTTGGTCCTCGATCCTTTCGCGGGGAGCAACACAACGGGATCTGTCGCTCAGTCCCTCGAAAGAAAGTGGCTTTCGATTGAGGCAGACTGGGCTTACACGACACATTCGATCGGAAGATTTTCTCCCTCTGAAATCGTCGCAAGCTGTGACGGGGTTTATATCTCGGAGTTTGAGAATTGTGGGCCAACGAAAGTGCCTCACGCATCGAAGCATCGGCAACAAAAGGTCAGCGAACAGACTTGA
- a CDS encoding recombinase family protein, translating into MSRIAYYRVSTGAQSVEAQRSALAGPFDREFYDEGISGATLAAARPGFGELLSYVRDGDTVCVYALDRLGRDALDVQATVRRLLEEGIMLDVLGLGPIGKGVGELIVAVLAQIADMERQRIRERCEAGRAAARKALSETGKTHRGKASLGRPLAADPSAVREWREQNRATIRETMDEFAISKSTVNRYCGAPT; encoded by the coding sequence ATGAGCCGTATCGCCTATTATCGCGTATCCACTGGTGCGCAGAGTGTCGAAGCTCAGCGCAGTGCTTTGGCTGGGCCGTTCGATCGTGAGTTCTATGACGAGGGGATTAGCGGTGCCACGCTGGCCGCCGCGCGGCCAGGCTTCGGGGAGTTGCTGTCTTACGTTCGAGATGGCGACACCGTGTGCGTTTATGCACTCGATCGGTTAGGGCGCGATGCCCTCGACGTTCAAGCGACTGTGCGCCGCTTGCTAGAAGAGGGCATCATGCTTGACGTGCTAGGGCTTGGACCGATTGGCAAGGGTGTCGGCGAGCTTATCGTAGCGGTGCTTGCACAGATCGCTGACATGGAGCGGCAACGCATCCGTGAGCGATGCGAGGCAGGCAGAGCAGCCGCGCGCAAAGCACTCAGCGAAACCGGCAAAACGCATCGAGGCAAGGCGAGCCTAGGCAGACCTCTGGCTGCAGACCCATCGGCGGTCCGGGAGTGGCGCGAACAAAACCGCGCGACAATACGCGAGACGATGGATGAGTTCGCCATCTCAAAATCCACGGTCAATCGGTACTGTGGTGCCCCAACTTAG
- a CDS encoding GtrA family protein codes for MIAAFQRLTDWRFARYLLASVGALAVDVGTFLALLSMGMWAAGASAVGYSLGIVAHWLMSSRAVFIGNVAERGAERTRQKVLFVISALVGLALTTAIVWAGDASGMDPRLAKLAAIGVSFFATWLLRSRVVFR; via the coding sequence ATGATCGCCGCTTTCCAGCGACTGACCGACTGGCGCTTCGCCCGCTATTTGCTCGCGAGTGTAGGTGCGCTGGCGGTGGATGTAGGCACATTTCTGGCGCTGCTTTCCATGGGCATGTGGGCGGCGGGCGCTTCGGCGGTCGGGTATTCGCTGGGCATCGTCGCGCATTGGCTGATGAGCAGCCGCGCGGTCTTCATCGGCAATGTCGCTGAGCGCGGTGCCGAGCGGACGCGGCAGAAGGTGCTGTTCGTTATTTCGGCTCTGGTCGGGCTTGCCCTGACCACCGCGATCGTATGGGCCGGCGATGCGAGCGGCATGGATCCGCGCCTTGCCAAGCTTGCCGCGATCGGAGTGAGCTTTTTCGCAACTTGGCTACTGCGCAGCCGCGTCGTTTTCCGCTAA
- a CDS encoding PilZ domain-containing protein: MAEQLRHETEAYDLVERPAKSAEQRRAKRYTLLIRAAKLVTPNGEFLGVIRDASETGISMRIFHRMPDCGSIWLELQNGDRYGVELRWQDGDRAGFRFASPADIKRIIESPSRFEKRPVRLNLTAAAEIECQGHREYATIQDISQQGAKVACSSSFATDQRVKLSAAGLPGTCAKVRWRREGTCGLVFEETLQFGELARIARDLQRRS, from the coding sequence ATGGCCGAGCAATTACGTCACGAAACAGAAGCCTATGATTTGGTCGAGCGGCCTGCCAAATCGGCTGAGCAGCGGCGGGCCAAGCGCTATACGCTGCTGATCCGTGCTGCGAAGCTGGTCACGCCCAATGGCGAATTCCTCGGCGTTATCCGGGATGCTTCCGAAACGGGTATCTCGATGCGTATATTCCATCGCATGCCCGATTGCGGCTCGATCTGGCTCGAGTTGCAAAATGGCGATCGCTATGGCGTGGAGCTGAGATGGCAGGATGGCGACCGCGCCGGTTTCCGCTTTGCATCGCCTGCCGATATCAAGCGCATTATCGAGAGCCCTTCGCGATTTGAGAAACGCCCCGTCCGCCTCAACCTCACCGCGGCGGCAGAAATCGAATGTCAGGGCCACCGCGAATATGCGACCATCCAAGATATTTCGCAGCAGGGCGCCAAAGTCGCATGCTCCAGCAGTTTCGCAACCGATCAGCGGGTGAAGCTAAGCGCAGCGGGCCTTCCCGGCACCTGCGCGAAAGTGCGCTGGCGGCGCGAAGGTACTTGCGGGCTGGTGTTTGAGGAAACGCTGCAATTCGGCGAATTGGCGCGGATCGCTCGCGATTTGCAACGACGCAGTTGA
- a CDS encoding NAD(P)/FAD-dependent oxidoreductase, with protein MSQSITPDTVKQTGEIKVDVAIIGAGPAGLTAGYLLTKAGKSVAIIEKDATYVGGISRTVEHEGYRFDIGGHRFFSKSQQVVDLWNEILPDDFIQRPRMSRIYYEGKFYSYPLRAFEALRNLGLWRSAMCMLSYGKAKAFPNRDIKSFEDWTSNQFGKKLYSIFFKTYTEKVWGMPCNEMSADWAAQRIKGLSLWSAVVDGLKRSLGLNKLNDGSGKQAKTLLETFRYPRLGPGMMWEAARDKIIASGHGQVIMGHELKQLADDGNGGWRMTASGPEGEVVINAAHAISSAPMRQLGARLHPLPETTINASNLKYRDFLTVALMIKSEDLFPDNWIYIHDDKVKVGRVQNFRSWSPEMVPDEDVACVGLEYFCFEGDGLWSMKDDDLVELAKKEMDILGLVSPDKVIGGAVVRQEKAYPVYDEDYAANVDAMREELEAKHPTLHLVGRNGMHRYNNQDHAMMTAMLTVENIVAGERIYDTWCVNEDAEYHEAGDEGAEASLPSRGVTADQAAALNSLRDVPQRVGDKEAA; from the coding sequence ATGTCGCAATCCATCACGCCTGACACCGTAAAACAGACAGGCGAAATCAAGGTCGATGTGGCCATTATCGGCGCAGGGCCGGCAGGTCTGACGGCTGGATATCTGCTGACGAAAGCGGGCAAGAGCGTCGCGATCATTGAAAAAGATGCGACCTATGTGGGCGGCATCAGCCGCACGGTTGAGCACGAAGGCTACCGCTTCGATATCGGCGGTCACCGCTTTTTCTCCAAGAGCCAACAGGTCGTGGATCTGTGGAATGAAATCCTGCCCGACGATTTCATCCAACGCCCGCGGATGAGCCGCATCTATTACGAAGGTAAGTTCTACTCCTACCCGCTGCGCGCGTTCGAAGCGCTGCGCAATCTTGGCTTGTGGCGCAGCGCGATGTGCATGCTGAGCTATGGCAAGGCGAAGGCCTTTCCCAATCGCGATATCAAAAGCTTCGAGGACTGGACGAGCAACCAGTTCGGCAAGAAGCTCTATTCGATCTTCTTCAAGACCTACACCGAGAAGGTGTGGGGCATGCCGTGCAATGAAATGAGCGCGGATTGGGCGGCACAACGCATCAAGGGCCTCTCGCTCTGGAGCGCAGTTGTTGATGGTCTGAAGCGTTCGCTCGGCCTCAATAAATTGAACGATGGCAGCGGTAAGCAGGCCAAGACTCTGCTCGAAACCTTCCGTTATCCGCGTCTTGGCCCCGGCATGATGTGGGAAGCTGCGCGCGACAAGATTATCGCCAGCGGCCATGGCCAGGTCATCATGGGGCATGAGCTGAAACAGCTCGCCGATGATGGCAATGGCGGCTGGCGCATGACGGCCAGCGGACCCGAAGGCGAGGTGGTGATCAATGCCGCACACGCGATCAGCTCTGCGCCGATGCGGCAGCTGGGCGCGCGTCTGCATCCGCTACCTGAGACAACGATCAACGCCAGCAATCTCAAATATCGTGACTTCCTGACGGTCGCGCTGATGATCAAGTCTGAAGACCTCTTCCCCGACAACTGGATCTACATCCATGACGACAAGGTGAAAGTCGGCCGGGTGCAGAACTTCCGCAGCTGGTCGCCCGAAATGGTCCCGGACGAGGATGTCGCCTGTGTCGGGCTCGAATACTTCTGCTTCGAAGGCGATGGCTTGTGGTCGATGAAGGACGACGACCTTGTCGAGCTCGCCAAAAAGGAAATGGACATCCTCGGCCTCGTCTCGCCCGACAAGGTAATCGGGGGCGCAGTGGTGCGGCAGGAGAAAGCCTATCCCGTCTATGACGAGGATTATGCGGCCAATGTGGATGCCATGCGCGAGGAGCTGGAAGCCAAGCACCCGACGCTGCATCTGGTCGGCCGTAACGGCATGCACCGCTACAACAATCAAGATCACGCCATGATGACCGCCATGCTGACGGTGGAGAACATCGTGGCTGGCGAGCGGATCTACGACACGTGGTGCGTCAATGAAGACGCCGAATATCACGAGGCAGGCGACGAAGGCGCTGAAGCCAGCCTGCCATCACGCGGTGTCACAGCCGATCAGGCTGCTGCGCTGAACTCGCTCCGCGATGTGCCGCAGCGTGTCGGTGACAAGGAAGCCGCCTGA